Proteins from a single region of Halodesulfovibrio sp. MK-HDV:
- a CDS encoding cell envelope integrity protein TolA — protein sequence MKNWDKIARTGTFTAMSGKQVTITKSKLDELVKSFVPETYKPPVVKGHPKVEDPAFGHVAELKREGDILFALYASVPDELKNEVYSGRYLSKSISVFPPKFGEPWKLKHVGLLGAAAPAIDGLGGIQLSEGEDGALMFANFQTEEQATMDEKDKKIADLEAKLKAEQDAKTAAESAREKETQARAEAEGKLAKTAEEQASASRAAKVEKLITEGKVLPAEKEQIAEFAKVLEGGDDISFSAGEGKKPLADHFWSWVEGRKEHGLFEFSAADTNPQQGGETADLSGLAGKF from the coding sequence ATGAAGAACTGGGATAAGATTGCACGCACTGGCACGTTTACCGCCATGTCCGGTAAGCAGGTGACGATCACAAAATCAAAACTGGACGAGCTGGTTAAAAGCTTTGTTCCGGAAACCTACAAGCCACCAGTGGTTAAAGGGCATCCTAAAGTGGAAGACCCAGCGTTTGGGCATGTTGCAGAGCTTAAACGGGAGGGTGACATTTTGTTTGCCCTATATGCCTCAGTTCCCGACGAGTTGAAAAATGAAGTCTATAGTGGACGCTACTTGAGCAAGAGTATTTCCGTTTTTCCTCCTAAATTTGGAGAGCCTTGGAAGCTTAAGCACGTAGGGCTGCTTGGTGCTGCTGCACCAGCCATTGACGGGCTTGGTGGCATTCAACTTTCAGAAGGTGAAGATGGGGCGCTCATGTTTGCAAATTTTCAAACTGAGGAACAGGCAACAATGGACGAAAAAGACAAAAAGATTGCTGATCTTGAAGCAAAACTTAAAGCGGAGCAGGACGCGAAGACAGCGGCTGAATCCGCACGGGAAAAGGAAACCCAAGCCCGAGCTGAAGCAGAAGGGAAGCTTGCAAAGACAGCTGAAGAACAGGCTTCTGCATCTCGTGCCGCCAAAGTGGAAAAGCTGATTACCGAAGGCAAAGTGCTGCCCGCAGAAAAAGAGCAGATAGCTGAGTTCGCCAAGGTTTTGGAAGGTGGTGATGACATCAGTTTTAGCGCAGGTGAAGGTAAAAAGCCGCTGGCCGATCATTTTTGGTCATGGGTTGAAGGCCGCAAAGAGCATGGTCTTTTTGAGTTCTCTGCAGCTGATACCAATCCACAGCAGGGTGGTGAAACCGCAGACCTAAGCGGTCTTGCCGGAAAGTTTTAG